The following is a genomic window from Deltaproteobacteria bacterium.
TGTTGATTATACAATAGTTCAGGATGAAGTTGAACAGATTAGCGCAGCCCTCGTCGCCTACGCTGATCAAAAGAAAATCGATTTGATTGTTACAACAGGAGGAACCGGCGTCAGCCCATCCGATGTCACACCGGAAGCGACCATGGGTGTCATTGATAAAGAAATTCCCGGGATGTCAGAAGCAATGAGACGCGAAAGCGTCCTCATTACACCCCATGCGATGATATCCCGTGCTGTGGTCGGTATCCGGGGTGAATCATTGATAATCAACTTGCCGGGAAGTCCTAAAGGTGTCAGGGAGAATCTTGCCACGGTTCTCCCCGCATTGGGGCACGCCATAGAAAAAATTAAAGGAGATCCATCGGATTGTTCTGTTTAAATCGTGGCTCATTGGGATCTTTTAAAAATTGAGACGTCCTATTGGGGAACCAGTGTCGATGAAGTCAAATAATGATCCTTGTTGAAAAAAACGAGGGTGAAAACGTTCCCTTGTACTTTTTTCAAAAATTGCCATCGATCATAACGAAAAAGAGGAGCACGAGGAGGCTTGCATGGCAAAAATTGATGCTTTTTTTCAGCTGATGAATGAACAGGGCGCATCGGACCTCCATCTTGTTGCGGGTCAACAGCCCGCCATCCGTATTCGGGGTGACATGGAACGCATCCAATACGATACTTTGACCAACGATGAATTGCGCTCCATGCTCTATGAAATTACACCGGAACAAAAGATAAAACACTTCGAGGAGACAGGCGATGTGGATTTTGCCTACGAGGTGCCGAGCCTGGCGCGTTATCGAGCTAATTTTTTCATGCAGCAAAATGGCGTCGCCGCTGTTTTCAGAGAAATTCCCAGCAGGATATCCACCTGTGCAGAGTTGGGTCTTCCACCGGTTATTGCGAAACTGGCCACACTGCCCAGGGGGCTTATTCTGGTCACTGGCCCAACCGGGTGCGGCAAATCGACCACTCTGGCAGCGATCATCAATGAAGCCAACCGACTCCGCAAAGACCACATCATCACCATTGAAGACCCCATTGAATTCGTCCACCAGAGCCAAAACTGTATCGTCAATCAGCGTGAAGTCGGCTTTCATACACGATCCTTTTCCTCGGCCCTCCGGGGCGCTCTGCGAGAAGATCCAGATATCATACTGGTTGGCGAAATGCGCGATCTGGAGACGATTTCTCTCGCCATTGAAGCGGCTTCAACGGGACACCTCGTTTTCGCTACTTTGCATACCACCAATGCAGCCCGGACGGTCGATCGTATGATCGAAGTTTTTCCCTCAGAGGAACAGCTGCAGATTCGTTCCACCCTGGCCGATGCAATTCGTGCAGTCATTTCCCAGGTTTTGTTCAAACGAATCGATAAAAAAGCGCGTTGTGTCGCTTTGGAAATAATGATTGCCAACGCTGCGGTACGCAACCTCATCAGGGAATCGAAAACCTTTCAAATCCCGTCAATGATGCAGGCAGGGAAAAAATACGGCATGCAACTTCTTGACGACGCGATCTATGAACTTCTCGACAAGGGCTGGATCAGCGCGGACGAGGCCTACACGAAATCCAACGATAAGGGGCGTTTCCGGCCTTTCCTGAGGAATCCCCCAACCGATTTTACAGAGGCCTAATGGAGGCAATGCCCATATCGATCATGAAAGACACGACAACACCGGTGTCGTGTGGAGATGAAAAGACGGTAACATATTTATTTTGTTCTGAAAAAAGGCCGGATAAAGGAGAGGTGTGTCGATGAGAAAACAGGAAATGGACTATCTCTTTACCCAGATGCTCGATTCCCATGATAATATTTCGGACTTGAACATCACCGTGGGCAAGCCTCTGCAGGTTGAAAGCGCAGGACAACTCCTGCCGGTGGAAACGGATCCCCCCTTTCCAGGTTTAACGCCGTTTCAAACCGAAATGTTTGCTTTAAATTTGATCGGCCATGATCGGCGGCTGACGACTCAGCTATTGAACCATGGCTCATGTGACTTGTCTTATGAACTGCCGGGCAAGGCACGTTTCAGAGTCAATATTTTCTCGCAACGGGATAATTACTCCATCGTCATGAGGAAAATGGAATCCCGAATCCCCACGATAAAGGATTTTAGTCTACCGGAGGCTTTCGACAGAATCGCCAAGGAAAAAAATGGCATTGTCCTGGTTACGGGAGCGACCGGCAGCGGTAAAACCACTTCTTTGGCGGCCGTGTTGAACGAGATCAACAACAGCCAGTCCGTCCATATCATCACACTGGAAGATCCTGTGGAATTTTCTCATCCCCATCGTATGTCCACATTCAACCAACGTGAACTGGGAAGTGATTTCGATACCTTTGCAAACGGTCTGCGGGCTGCCCTGCGTCAAGCCCCAAAGGTAATTCTTGTCGGCGAGATGCGGGACCGCGAAACCGTCGAAATCGGCCTGTCCGCGGCCGAAACGGGACACCTCGTCTTAACGACCCTTCATACGGTTGACGTCGGTACAACCATTAGCCGTATTCTGGGGATGTTCTCCACGGAAGAAGAAAACCAGGTCCGCGTGCGCCTTGCCGATACCCTGCGATGGATTGTCTGCCAGAGGCTCTTGCCAAAAGTCGGTGGCGGACGGGTAGCCGCTTTTGAGGCGGTGAGTACAAGCCTGCGGGTAAAAGATGTCATCCTCAACGGGGAATCGGATGGGAAAACCTTCTACGATATCATGGAGGCGGGCAAAGCGTTCGGCATGATCACCTTCCACGAATATATTGTCAACCTGTACAAGGATGGTCTTGTTACTGAAGAAACGGCCAAAGCCTATGCGTCGAATCGTTCCATCGTCGGACGCGGCATTGACGCCTTGAAAAGCAGCAAAGGAGAAAAAACAAGCACCCTGGACAAGTTGCGGGTGGACAACCAATATGGAAAACCGAAGGGATGGTTATAAAAGTGGAAGACGGCAAGGACTTTCTCAGCGAATTACTCTGGTATGAGTATGACGATGCGGATAAACCCTTTGATTTTATCGGCACGGATACGGAAACGGCCATGATCTGCGTGACAGACGATGCGATCCGGGAAAAAATCACGGCTGATCTCGCCGGTCGTGACTTCTATATCTCGGAAGTCAATACAGCAAAAGAAGCCGTGAAAAAAATGCGCTTTCATGTGTACACGCTGCTGGTGATTGATGAAAATTTCGATACAACCGATCCCGACAGAAATGACCTGCTCCGTTACCTTGCAACGGTACCCATGTCGACGCGCAGACGCATGTTCATCAGTCTGCTCAGCACCCGTCTGCGAACGCTGGATAGGATGGGCGCCTTAACCCGGAGCGTCAATATGATTATCAACACTCAGAACATT
Proteins encoded in this region:
- a CDS encoding PilT/PilU family type 4a pilus ATPase, whose translation is MRKQEMDYLFTQMLDSHDNISDLNITVGKPLQVESAGQLLPVETDPPFPGLTPFQTEMFALNLIGHDRRLTTQLLNHGSCDLSYELPGKARFRVNIFSQRDNYSIVMRKMESRIPTIKDFSLPEAFDRIAKEKNGIVLVTGATGSGKTTSLAAVLNEINNSQSVHIITLEDPVEFSHPHRMSTFNQRELGSDFDTFANGLRAALRQAPKVILVGEMRDRETVEIGLSAAETGHLVLTTLHTVDVGTTISRILGMFSTEEENQVRVRLADTLRWIVCQRLLPKVGGGRVAAFEAVSTSLRVKDVILNGESDGKTFYDIMEAGKAFGMITFHEYIVNLYKDGLVTEETAKAYASNRSIVGRGIDALKSSKGEKTSTLDKLRVDNQYGKPKGWL
- a CDS encoding type IV pilus twitching motility protein PilT; its protein translation is MAKIDAFFQLMNEQGASDLHLVAGQQPAIRIRGDMERIQYDTLTNDELRSMLYEITPEQKIKHFEETGDVDFAYEVPSLARYRANFFMQQNGVAAVFREIPSRISTCAELGLPPVIAKLATLPRGLILVTGPTGCGKSTTLAAIINEANRLRKDHIITIEDPIEFVHQSQNCIVNQREVGFHTRSFSSALRGALREDPDIILVGEMRDLETISLAIEAASTGHLVFATLHTTNAARTVDRMIEVFPSEEQLQIRSTLADAIRAVISQVLFKRIDKKARCVALEIMIANAAVRNLIRESKTFQIPSMMQAGKKYGMQLLDDAIYELLDKGWISADEAYTKSNDKGRFRPFLRNPPTDFTEA
- a CDS encoding MogA/MoaB family molybdenum cofactor biosynthesis protein, which encodes MPFTFGIITVSDKGARGERLDTSGQEIRDILGKEGFYFVDYTIVQDEVEQISAALVAYADQKKIDLIVTTGGTGVSPSDVTPEATMGVIDKEIPGMSEAMRRESVLITPHAMISRAVVGIRGESLIINLPGSPKGVRENLATVLPALGHAIEKIKGDPSDCSV